A genomic stretch from Deltaproteobacteria bacterium includes:
- a CDS encoding TRAP transporter small permease produces MDVVEKLLRQVSAAMRAAGSLCILGMVLVTMADVVGRAGQSPVFGSEEIVAFLAVLALALSLPYGHEHRTHIGVEVFVLLLSTRTRRVLKVFRDTLSVLFFALVTVMMGVYARDKHFSGEVSLNLGLPEHYIVYALAVCFAVTTVYMAVDLVRFVGEWRRS; encoded by the coding sequence GTGGACGTTGTCGAGAAGTTACTCCGTCAGGTGAGCGCCGCGATGCGCGCGGCCGGGAGCCTGTGTATCTTGGGCATGGTTCTGGTCACCATGGCCGATGTCGTGGGCCGGGCTGGTCAAAGCCCTGTTTTCGGATCCGAGGAGATCGTGGCCTTTTTGGCGGTTCTGGCCCTTGCCTTGAGCCTGCCGTACGGTCACGAGCACCGCACGCACATTGGCGTGGAAGTGTTCGTGCTGTTGCTTTCGACCCGGACTCGGCGCGTGCTCAAGGTTTTCCGTGACACGTTGTCCGTGCTTTTTTTTGCTCTCGTTACGGTCATGATGGGCGTCTATGCACGGGACAAGCATTTTTCAGGGGAAGTGTCTCTCAACCTTGGCCTGCCCGAGCATTATATTGTCTACGCCCTGGCGGTCTGTTTCGCCGTGACCACGGTGTACATGGCCGTGGACTTGGTCCGCTTTGTCGGTGAATGGAGGCGGTCATGA
- a CDS encoding methionine synthase, whose protein sequence is MRDFRRRLAGGSVLIFDGAMGSMLQRRGLAPGESPEEFGMRHPEAIAAVHAEYAVAGAEVVTTNTFGATRFKLPRGLRVEDVNQAMARAARQAVGENVFVAGSVGPTGKMIEPLGDISFRELVEVFKEQIRGLAAGGVDLILGETHFDLAEARAVVVAAREVCDLPVGISMTFEDGVSLTGTTPAVFAQTMANMGVDLIASNCSAGPEQLIGIARAMLAVTDLPVLIEPNAGLPELVDGATVFRLPPDPFATTVSTLVADGARCLGGCCGTTPDHIRALTALVAGKTAAAVERNPAPCLVVTSRASAVEFGFDRPCRIIGERINPTGKAELAEELQRFETRRVLTYAEEQIAMGANLLDVNVGAPMVDEERMLPLAVKSLTSAFSIPLCLDSSNDAAIRAALDAYPGSPLVNSISGEENRMDLLGPVCRDHGAPFILLPLKGRKLPVTAVERLTIIEDLLARAEALRIPRRLILVDALALTVSSKPEAAKACLEVIRHCRERWGLAATMGLSNVSFGLPARELINSTFLAMAMGVGMASFIANPNANRLRENLAAAEVLLGRDRQAERFIAGYAGWTPGAASSGAATAASTLDDGSPIAVAVIKGQKDRIANLLGDRVAAGEDPFALVDGEMIPAITVVGEKYEKKEYFLPQLLLSAETMQTGFDSIKHLLVRDGQDAKATIVMATVEGDIHDIGKNIVCLMLRNFGYQVVDLGKDVPAADIVDAAIRHNAAVIGLSALMTTTMVRMEDTVRLVREQNLSCRVMVGGAVVTQAFADLIGAHGYADDAVAAVRVATRLCAGITPA, encoded by the coding sequence ATGCGGGATTTTCGTCGTCGGCTTGCAGGTGGATCGGTTTTGATTTTTGACGGGGCCATGGGCAGCATGCTCCAGCGTCGCGGGCTCGCGCCCGGGGAATCTCCGGAAGAGTTCGGCATGCGTCATCCCGAGGCCATCGCGGCGGTTCACGCCGAATACGCCGTGGCCGGAGCCGAGGTGGTCACCACCAATACCTTTGGCGCGACCCGCTTCAAGCTTCCCCGTGGTTTGCGCGTCGAGGACGTGAATCAGGCCATGGCGCGCGCGGCCCGACAGGCCGTGGGCGAAAACGTTTTTGTCGCCGGCAGTGTCGGCCCCACCGGCAAGATGATCGAACCCCTGGGCGATATTTCGTTTCGGGAGCTGGTCGAGGTTTTTAAGGAGCAAATCCGGGGGCTGGCCGCCGGCGGCGTGGACCTGATCCTGGGCGAGACCCATTTCGATCTGGCCGAGGCACGGGCCGTGGTTGTCGCCGCGCGCGAGGTCTGCGATTTGCCCGTGGGCATCAGCATGACCTTCGAGGACGGGGTCAGCTTGACCGGCACCACGCCGGCCGTCTTTGCCCAGACCATGGCCAACATGGGCGTGGACTTGATCGCCTCCAACTGCAGCGCTGGACCCGAGCAGCTAATCGGAATCGCCCGGGCCATGCTGGCCGTGACCGATTTGCCCGTGCTCATCGAGCCCAACGCCGGCCTGCCGGAGTTGGTGGATGGGGCCACGGTTTTCCGCCTGCCTCCGGATCCCTTCGCGACCACGGTGTCCACCCTGGTGGCCGATGGGGCGCGGTGCCTGGGGGGATGCTGCGGCACCACGCCGGACCATATCCGGGCCCTGACCGCCCTGGTCGCGGGGAAAACCGCGGCGGCGGTCGAGCGCAACCCGGCCCCGTGCCTGGTGGTCACCTCGCGCGCGTCCGCGGTGGAGTTTGGGTTCGACCGACCCTGTCGCATCATCGGGGAGCGCATCAATCCCACGGGCAAGGCCGAACTGGCCGAGGAACTGCAACGTTTCGAAACCCGCCGCGTCCTGACCTACGCCGAGGAACAGATCGCCATGGGAGCGAATCTGCTCGATGTCAATGTCGGGGCGCCCATGGTCGACGAGGAGCGGATGCTTCCCCTGGCCGTGAAGAGCCTGACCAGCGCCTTTTCCATCCCGCTCTGTCTCGATTCCAGCAACGACGCCGCCATCCGCGCGGCCCTTGACGCCTATCCGGGCTCGCCCCTGGTCAATTCCATCAGTGGCGAGGAAAACCGCATGGATCTGCTTGGCCCCGTGTGCCGGGATCATGGCGCGCCGTTTATCCTGCTGCCTCTCAAGGGCCGCAAGCTGCCGGTGACCGCCGTCGAGCGTCTGACCATTATCGAGGATCTGCTGGCCCGGGCCGAAGCCCTGCGCATCCCCCGGCGGCTGATCCTGGTTGATGCCCTGGCCCTGACCGTGTCTTCCAAGCCCGAGGCGGCCAAGGCCTGTCTGGAGGTGATCCGGCATTGTCGCGAACGCTGGGGTCTGGCCGCGACCATGGGGTTGTCCAATGTCTCCTTCGGGCTGCCGGCCAGGGAACTGATCAATTCGACGTTTCTGGCCATGGCCATGGGCGTGGGCATGGCCTCGTTCATCGCCAACCCCAATGCCAACCGTCTCCGGGAAAACCTGGCCGCGGCCGAGGTTTTGCTCGGCCGGGACCGTCAGGCCGAACGTTTCATCGCCGGCTATGCCGGCTGGACCCCAGGCGCGGCCAGCTCGGGGGCGGCGACCGCCGCGAGCACTCTTGATGACGGCTCGCCCATTGCCGTGGCCGTGATCAAGGGTCAGAAAGACCGCATCGCGAATCTTCTGGGCGACCGCGTCGCCGCCGGTGAGGATCCCTTTGCCTTGGTGGATGGCGAGATGATCCCAGCCATCACCGTGGTTGGCGAAAAGTACGAAAAAAAAGAATATTTTCTGCCACAACTGCTTCTGTCCGCCGAGACCATGCAGACCGGGTTCGACTCCATCAAGCATCTGTTGGTGCGCGACGGCCAGGATGCCAAGGCCACCATTGTCATGGCCACGGTGGAGGGAGATATTCATGATATCGGCAAGAACATTGTCTGTCTGATGTTGCGAAATTTTGGCTACCAAGTGGTGGATTTGGGCAAGGACGTCCCTGCCGCCGACATCGTGGATGCCGCCATTCGTCACAACGCCGCCGTGATCGGCCTGTCCGCGCTCATGACCACGACCATGGTCCGCATGGAAGACACGGTTCGCCTGGTGCGCGAGCAAAATTTGTCCTGCCGGGTCATGGTGGGCGGAGCCGTGGTCACCCAGGCTTTTGCCGATCTGATCGGGGCGCATGGCTACGCCGACGACGCCGTGGCGGCCGTGCGCGTGGCCACCCGGCTTTGCGCCGGGATCACTCCGGCCTGA
- the glpX gene encoding class II fructose-bisphosphatase: MEAPQRNLAMDLVRVTEAAALASARWLGKGAKNEGDGAAVDAMRLSFNSLDIDGKIVIGEGEKDHAPMLYNGERVGTGRGAAVDVAVDPVEGTNLLAYGRPNAIAVVGTAPAGSMFNPGPSYYMKKLVVPAPAKGVVDIDAPIAHNLEQTAKALDKKVEDLVIFVLDKPRHKDLIAAIRQAGARIQLHTDGDVAGALMAVDPSSSVDMMMGTGGTPEGVLAACAIKALGGELLAKFDPQSEEERRRVLDFGLNLDETLSTDILVRDENVFFAATGISGGTFLGGVTYTGTGATTHSLVLRGRTGTIRRITSTHQWDKLMRFSAIKY; the protein is encoded by the coding sequence ATGGAAGCACCACAACGCAATCTGGCCATGGATCTGGTCCGGGTCACGGAAGCCGCGGCCCTGGCCTCGGCCCGCTGGCTCGGCAAGGGCGCCAAGAATGAAGGCGACGGCGCGGCCGTGGACGCCATGCGCCTGTCCTTCAACAGCCTGGACATCGACGGCAAAATCGTCATCGGCGAAGGCGAAAAGGACCACGCACCCATGCTCTACAACGGCGAACGCGTCGGCACGGGCCGGGGCGCGGCCGTGGACGTGGCCGTGGACCCGGTGGAAGGCACCAACCTCCTGGCCTATGGCCGCCCCAACGCCATCGCCGTGGTCGGCACGGCTCCGGCCGGCAGTATGTTCAATCCCGGTCCCAGCTACTACATGAAAAAACTGGTCGTTCCGGCCCCGGCCAAGGGAGTGGTCGATATCGACGCCCCCATCGCCCATAACCTCGAACAGACCGCCAAGGCCCTGGACAAAAAAGTCGAGGACCTGGTCATCTTTGTCCTGGACAAGCCCCGACACAAAGACCTCATCGCCGCCATCCGTCAGGCCGGAGCACGCATCCAGCTGCACACCGACGGCGATGTGGCCGGGGCCCTCATGGCCGTGGACCCGTCGTCCTCGGTGGACATGATGATGGGTACCGGCGGCACGCCCGAAGGCGTGCTGGCCGCCTGTGCCATCAAGGCCCTGGGCGGCGAACTGCTGGCCAAATTCGATCCGCAGTCCGAGGAGGAGCGCCGGCGCGTGCTGGATTTCGGCCTGAACCTGGACGAAACCCTGAGCACCGACATCCTGGTCCGCGATGAAAACGTCTTTTTCGCGGCCACGGGCATTTCGGGCGGCACATTCCTGGGCGGCGTGACCTACACCGGCACCGGCGCCACGACCCACTCCTTGGTGCTACGTGGCCGAACCGGCACCATCCGGCGCATCACCTCCACCCACCAGTGGGACAAACTGATGCGCTTCTCGGCCATCAAGTATTGA
- the rpiB gene encoding ribose 5-phosphate isomerase B produces MRTIVFGSDHAGFTLKALLKEHVGGGREIIDVGTHSLDSCDYPRFAADLAREVLARQALGILICGSGIGVSVTANRFPGIRAALCANEYMARMSRMHNDANVLCMGERIIGVDLAKSIADAFLGTAFEGGRHQRRVDLIDTISQNPCAR; encoded by the coding sequence ATGCGTACCATCGTTTTCGGCTCCGACCATGCGGGCTTCACCCTCAAAGCACTTCTCAAGGAACATGTCGGCGGCGGCCGAGAAATCATTGATGTCGGCACCCATTCCCTGGACAGCTGCGACTATCCCCGCTTCGCGGCCGATCTGGCCCGCGAGGTTCTGGCCCGCCAGGCCCTGGGGATTCTCATCTGCGGTTCGGGTATCGGCGTCTCCGTCACCGCCAACCGCTTTCCCGGCATCCGGGCGGCGCTGTGCGCCAACGAATACATGGCTCGCATGAGCCGCATGCACAATGACGCCAACGTCCTCTGCATGGGCGAACGCATCATCGGGGTCGATCTGGCCAAGTCCATCGCGGACGCCTTCCTCGGCACTGCGTTTGAAGGCGGCCGACATCAGCGACGCGTGGACCTCATCGACACGATTTCCCAAAACCCTTGCGCCCGGTAA
- the tkt gene encoding transketolase has product MTTTSIQLDQKAVHVIKGLIMDTVRTSNSGHPGGAMSSADYAYILFKDFLKFDPSDAKWFNRDRFVLSAGHESALLYALLTLRGCLTLDDLKSFRQFGSKTPGHPEHDMTDGVEATTGPLGQGFAMAGGMAVAEAFLRAYLDAEVAGHYTYVLSSDGDIQEPICLGSAALFGQWGLGKLIVYYDSNKIQLAGPTSRVDTTDHKALFESMHWQVIEIDGHDHDQIRAAITAGQAETTKPTLIIGHTTMAKGCATLEGSESTHGSPLSSEEITATKAKLGLPDEEYHLPEDVVAHFRARFDSLRAARATWDKTLAARLADPTFAAKWKHATQPVCESNLTWPAYETGASVATRKAFGACLNAMAEQLPILMGGSADLDPSNQTVKFRESTGIFHAQTNPLGRNLCFGVREFPMAAILNGLALHGGIVPFGATFLVFSDYERNAIRMSALQHLPVLHIFTHDSFFVGEDGPTHQPVEHVSALRLIPNLLVLRPADARESAACMSVALKQKNRPSVLVFTRQGLPVLDLPASLEDHVAKGAYVVLDPEQGNPETLLLASGSEVHLAVEAAKALPEKKIRVVSVPSMELFDEQSPEYRESVLPRAITKRVAIEAGRTDLWYKYVGLDGKVWGINHFGASAPASVLKEKYGFTAAHLIDFIRG; this is encoded by the coding sequence ATGACCACTACTTCCATCCAGCTTGACCAGAAAGCCGTCCATGTCATCAAAGGCCTGATCATGGACACGGTTCGGACCTCCAACTCCGGGCATCCGGGCGGCGCCATGTCCTCGGCGGACTATGCCTACATCCTCTTCAAGGATTTCCTGAAATTCGATCCGTCGGACGCCAAATGGTTCAACCGCGACCGTTTCGTGCTCTCCGCCGGACACGAGTCCGCCCTGCTGTACGCGCTACTGACGCTGCGCGGCTGCCTGACCCTCGACGACCTCAAATCCTTTCGCCAGTTTGGCAGCAAAACACCGGGGCATCCCGAGCACGACATGACCGACGGCGTGGAAGCCACCACCGGTCCGTTGGGCCAGGGCTTTGCCATGGCCGGCGGCATGGCCGTGGCCGAGGCTTTTTTGCGCGCCTACCTGGATGCGGAAGTTGCCGGACACTACACCTATGTCCTGTCTTCCGACGGAGACATCCAGGAACCCATCTGTCTGGGCAGCGCGGCCCTGTTCGGGCAATGGGGCCTGGGCAAGCTCATCGTGTACTACGACAGCAACAAAATCCAGCTGGCCGGTCCCACCAGCCGGGTGGACACGACCGACCATAAAGCCCTGTTCGAAAGCATGCACTGGCAGGTCATCGAGATCGACGGCCACGACCACGACCAGATCCGGGCCGCCATCACGGCCGGCCAGGCCGAGACGACCAAGCCGACCCTGATCATCGGGCACACGACCATGGCCAAGGGCTGCGCCACCCTCGAAGGCAGCGAATCGACCCACGGGTCTCCTTTGTCCAGCGAGGAAATCACGGCCACCAAGGCCAAGCTGGGCTTGCCCGACGAAGAATACCATCTGCCCGAAGACGTGGTCGCGCACTTTCGAGCCAGGTTCGACAGTCTGCGCGCCGCCCGCGCGACCTGGGACAAGACCCTGGCCGCCAGGCTGGCCGACCCGACCTTTGCCGCCAAGTGGAAACATGCCACCCAACCTGTGTGCGAGAGCAACCTGACCTGGCCGGCGTATGAAACCGGAGCCAGCGTGGCCACGCGCAAGGCGTTCGGTGCCTGCCTGAACGCCATGGCCGAACAGCTCCCGATACTCATGGGCGGCTCGGCCGATCTTGACCCCTCCAATCAGACGGTCAAATTCCGGGAGTCGACCGGTATTTTCCACGCCCAGACCAATCCCCTGGGCCGCAATCTGTGCTTTGGCGTGCGTGAATTTCCCATGGCCGCCATTTTGAACGGTCTGGCCCTGCACGGCGGCATCGTTCCCTTTGGCGCGACCTTCCTGGTCTTTTCGGACTACGAACGAAACGCCATCCGCATGTCCGCCTTGCAGCACCTGCCGGTCCTGCACATCTTCACCCACGATTCCTTCTTTGTCGGCGAGGATGGCCCGACCCACCAGCCCGTCGAGCACGTCAGCGCCCTACGCCTGATTCCGAACCTGCTCGTGCTGCGTCCGGCCGACGCCCGCGAAAGCGCGGCCTGCATGTCCGTGGCCCTCAAACAGAAAAACCGCCCCTCGGTGCTGGTCTTTACTCGCCAGGGCCTGCCCGTGCTGGATTTGCCCGCGTCCCTGGAAGACCATGTGGCCAAGGGCGCCTATGTGGTTCTTGACCCCGAACAGGGCAATCCGGAAACGCTTCTCCTGGCCTCGGGGTCGGAAGTGCATCTGGCCGTGGAAGCGGCCAAGGCCCTGCCGGAGAAGAAAATTCGCGTCGTGTCCGTGCCCAGCATGGAACTTTTCGACGAACAAAGTCCGGAATACCGGGAGTCGGTCCTGCCGCGCGCCATCACCAAGCGAGTGGCCATCGAGGCCGGTCGAACCGATCTGTGGTACAAATATGTCGGTCTGGACGGCAAGGTCTGGGGCATCAACCACTTCGGCGCCTCGGCTCCGGCCTCGGTGCTCAAGGAAAAATACGGCTTCACCGCCGCCCACCTCATCGACTTCATCCGGGGTTAG
- a CDS encoding tetratricopeptide repeat protein, which translates to MIATSPIRYAAFFFLILAIGCASQKGVLPPPPVPATTPESKDAQAIYNYLAYREYLRDQDPAQAIQSLEVAIELAPTPELYLELGNLYWRATRFDDAHQILKDGLRIFPDAQVLLLTLAKTYAAQGRFDDAVLTLDDYLEKHPDLVELVHEAAAYRIEQRNYADAVDRLMAIPKGKVTTVTGFLLGKAFFGLGLYDRAIEHFEKVVETDPEYFDAWVEMALTYEAIKNYVDAERIFAELHETGADNPQIIFRLVDLNLKLNNPDKALAYVLQAQDDQTLALEAANLFLNQDFYDHAAQLLDPLAAQTPIPVNALFYLAVLEYEGREDAAKARAYLEAIPEGHAHHERAMIFRVHLLFQDGEKDAAKELCLLGMKLYPAQVDFPVLLAEIHEHAKHYDQSLDVLLKAASAWPGNSAITYRLGLVHDKMGDHDQAMVMMEKTISLNPEHADALNYLGYTLADQGRDLERAVVLIENAIRVEPDNGYFIDSLAWVYFKQKKIRQAWQEIKRAVRFAPEDPVIWEHYGDIAAAMHFPGEARKGYTKSVRLNGENVNAVRAKLEALRGLQ; encoded by the coding sequence ATGATCGCAACCTCACCAATCCGCTATGCGGCCTTTTTTTTCCTGATCCTGGCCATTGGCTGCGCCTCCCAGAAAGGCGTTCTTCCTCCTCCGCCCGTTCCCGCCACCACTCCGGAATCCAAGGATGCCCAGGCCATCTACAACTATTTGGCCTACCGCGAATACCTGCGCGACCAGGATCCGGCCCAGGCCATCCAATCCCTGGAGGTGGCCATCGAGCTGGCCCCGACCCCGGAACTGTACCTGGAGCTGGGCAATCTGTACTGGCGGGCGACACGCTTCGACGACGCGCACCAAATTCTCAAGGACGGTCTTCGGATCTTCCCCGACGCTCAGGTCCTGCTCCTGACCCTGGCCAAAACCTACGCCGCCCAAGGCCGTTTTGACGACGCGGTGCTGACCTTGGACGACTATCTCGAAAAGCATCCCGACTTGGTCGAGTTGGTTCACGAAGCCGCGGCCTACCGCATTGAACAACGGAATTACGCCGACGCCGTGGATCGTCTCATGGCCATCCCCAAGGGCAAGGTCACGACCGTGACCGGTTTTCTCCTGGGCAAGGCCTTTTTTGGCCTGGGCCTTTATGACCGGGCCATCGAGCATTTTGAAAAAGTGGTCGAAACCGATCCGGAATATTTCGACGCCTGGGTGGAAATGGCCCTGACCTACGAAGCCATCAAAAATTACGTCGATGCCGAGCGCATCTTCGCGGAGCTCCACGAAACCGGAGCCGACAATCCGCAAATCATCTTTCGCTTGGTGGATCTCAACCTCAAGCTCAACAACCCGGACAAAGCGCTGGCCTACGTCCTGCAAGCCCAGGATGACCAGACCCTGGCCCTTGAAGCCGCCAACCTTTTCCTCAACCAGGACTTCTACGACCACGCGGCGCAACTCCTCGATCCGCTGGCCGCCCAGACCCCGATTCCAGTCAACGCCCTGTTTTACCTGGCGGTGCTCGAATACGAAGGACGGGAGGACGCGGCCAAGGCCAGAGCCTATCTGGAAGCAATCCCCGAAGGCCACGCACATCATGAACGGGCCATGATCTTTCGGGTTCACCTTCTTTTTCAGGACGGCGAAAAAGACGCGGCCAAGGAGCTTTGTCTCCTGGGCATGAAGCTTTACCCGGCCCAAGTGGATTTTCCCGTGCTTCTGGCTGAAATCCACGAACACGCCAAACACTACGACCAAAGCCTGGACGTCCTGCTCAAGGCCGCGTCGGCCTGGCCCGGGAACTCCGCCATCACCTACCGTCTGGGTCTTGTTCACGACAAAATGGGCGATCACGATCAGGCCATGGTCATGATGGAAAAAACCATCTCCTTGAACCCGGAGCATGCCGATGCCCTGAATTATCTAGGGTACACCCTGGCCGATCAGGGCCGCGACCTGGAACGGGCCGTGGTTCTGATCGAAAACGCCATCCGCGTCGAGCCGGACAACGGATATTTCATCGACTCCCTGGCCTGGGTTTACTTCAAACAAAAAAAAATCCGACAAGCATGGCAGGAAATCAAGCGCGCCGTGCGTTTCGCGCCCGAAGACCCCGTCATTTGGGAGCATTACGGCGATATCGCCGCGGCCATGCATTTTCCTGGCGAGGCCCGCAAGGGATACACAAAATCCGTGCGGCTCAATGGTGAAAACGTGAATGCCGTCCGGGCCAAACTCGAAGCCCTGCGAGGACTCCAATGA
- a CDS encoding TRAP transporter large permease, with protein sequence MTPATIGLIGILVMLVLFTTRMPVAFVMGVVGFVGFSVLTSVQGGLNMLSRAMYEVFVSYDLTTIPLFILMGQLAFNAGISRRLFSTAHHFFGHIRGGLAMATVTSCTAFGAVCGSSPATAATMATVAIPEMKRFGYGDRLAAGAVAAGGGLGMVMPPSVVLIVYGVLTEQSIGQLFVAGILPALLLTGLFLLAIMISCRRRPELGPPCAAHSWSARFKSLTGLIDTLVIFGLVMTGLSKGWFTPTEAASVGAFGVLVMGVVRRQLGVKLIMKSLEETLRTSCMILFLVAGAVVFGKFLAVTRIPFTTASFIGSLDIPAMAVLGLIVLIYFVGGCFMDSLAMVMLTVPVFFPVIVNLGFDPIWFGVIIVLITEMGVITPPVGINVYVVYGVTTSMKQNISLESIFRGIYPFLLATFAGVLILTLFPDIVTCLPYAM encoded by the coding sequence ATGACCCCGGCGACCATTGGTTTGATCGGCATCCTTGTTATGCTGGTCCTTTTCACCACGCGCATGCCCGTGGCTTTTGTCATGGGCGTGGTCGGTTTTGTCGGTTTTTCGGTCCTGACTTCGGTCCAGGGCGGGTTGAACATGCTCAGCCGCGCCATGTACGAAGTGTTCGTGTCCTACGATTTGACCACCATCCCGCTGTTCATCCTCATGGGGCAGTTGGCTTTCAACGCTGGCATCAGCCGTCGTCTTTTTTCCACGGCTCATCATTTTTTCGGACATATCCGGGGTGGATTGGCCATGGCCACGGTGACCAGCTGCACGGCATTCGGCGCGGTGTGCGGCTCCAGTCCGGCCACGGCCGCGACCATGGCGACAGTGGCTATCCCGGAAATGAAGCGTTTTGGCTACGGCGATCGTCTGGCCGCCGGAGCCGTGGCCGCTGGCGGAGGCTTGGGCATGGTCATGCCACCCAGCGTGGTCCTGATCGTATATGGTGTGTTGACCGAGCAATCCATTGGCCAACTGTTCGTGGCCGGTATCCTGCCCGCCTTGCTCCTGACCGGTCTTTTTCTTCTGGCCATCATGATTTCCTGCCGCCGCCGACCCGAGCTTGGCCCGCCCTGCGCGGCTCATTCCTGGTCCGCGCGCTTCAAGTCCCTGACAGGGTTGATCGATACCTTGGTGATTTTTGGCCTGGTCATGACAGGGTTGTCCAAGGGCTGGTTCACGCCCACGGAGGCTGCCTCGGTGGGTGCGTTTGGCGTGCTGGTCATGGGCGTTGTCCGGAGGCAGCTCGGCGTGAAGTTGATCATGAAGTCCCTGGAAGAGACCCTGCGCACTTCGTGCATGATTCTTTTTTTGGTCGCCGGGGCCGTGGTTTTCGGGAAATTTTTGGCCGTGACCCGTATCCCGTTCACCACGGCCAGCTTCATCGGTAGTCTGGACATACCGGCCATGGCCGTTCTGGGACTTATCGTGCTCATCTATTTCGTTGGCGGCTGTTTCATGGATTCGCTGGCCATGGTCATGCTGACCGTGCCGGTGTTTTTTCCCGTGATCGTGAATTTGGGTTTCGATCCCATCTGGTTCGGGGTGATCATTGTGCTCATCACCGAAATGGGAGTCATCACGCCGCCCGTGGGCATCAATGTCTATGTGGTTTACGGCGTGACCACGTCCATGAAGCAGAACATCAGCCTGGAGTCCATTTTCAGGGGTATTTATCCTTTTTTGCTGGCGACATTCGCGGGCGTGCTCATTTTGACGCTGTTTCCGGACATCGTCACCTGTCTGCCGTACGCCATGTGA
- a CDS encoding N-acetyltransferase yields MEKFVLRKATMADVKPIHGLLMACANKRLLLPRSYNELYSHLRDFLVVENTEAAEVVGCCALAITWEGLAEVRSLAVIESAQGQGLGRRLVEACVSDAVTFGIYKVFALTYQVAFFRKLGFDEVSKDILPQKVWADCLKCPQFPECDEVAMMIEL; encoded by the coding sequence ATGGAAAAATTTGTACTGCGAAAAGCGACCATGGCGGACGTCAAGCCCATTCATGGCCTGCTCATGGCCTGCGCCAACAAGCGTTTGCTTCTGCCCCGATCCTACAATGAGCTTTATTCCCACTTGCGTGATTTCCTCGTGGTCGAGAACACGGAAGCAGCGGAAGTGGTCGGGTGTTGCGCCCTGGCCATCACTTGGGAAGGCCTGGCCGAGGTGCGCTCCCTGGCCGTGATCGAAAGCGCCCAGGGCCAGGGCCTGGGCCGGCGTTTGGTGGAGGCCTGTGTCAGCGATGCCGTGACTTTTGGTATTTACAAGGTATTTGCCTTGACCTATCAGGTCGCCTTTTTCCGCAAGCTCGGATTCGACGAGGTCAGCAAGGACATTCTGCCGCAAAAGGTCTGGGCGGATTGCCTGAAATGTCCGCAGTTCCCGGAATGCGACGAAGTGGCCATGATGATTGAATTGTAG
- a CDS encoding sigma-70 family RNA polymerase sigma factor: protein MTFTHPKDETPIDEQHEAEEILDPEDVIELVDDDEPETEPLVLAPPPARRDVVGLDPLHIYLQEIKKFRPLEQDEEFDLARRYRDDKEEQAAFVLITSNLRLVVKIAMDFQRRWMKNVLDLIQEGNVGLMKAVQKFDPDKGIKFSYYASFWIKAYILKFIMDNWRMVKIGTTQAQRKLFYNLGKERQRLQALGYDPDTSTLSKNLQVSESDIIEMGQRLGQHDVSLDMQIGDDSSYTPMDFIPALEAGIEEQMASDEISTLIHDNIDAIRAGLNEKERDILEQRLLADSPITLREIGDKYGITRERVRQIEARLLQKIKHQMSTTIQDFSEEWIEHEN, encoded by the coding sequence ATGACCTTCACGCACCCCAAGGACGAAACACCCATCGACGAGCAACACGAAGCCGAGGAGATCCTCGATCCCGAGGACGTCATCGAACTGGTCGACGACGACGAACCCGAGACAGAACCCCTGGTCCTGGCCCCACCGCCGGCCCGACGCGATGTCGTGGGCCTCGACCCGTTGCATATCTATCTTCAGGAAATCAAAAAATTCCGCCCGCTGGAGCAGGACGAGGAATTTGATCTTGCCAGACGTTACCGGGACGACAAGGAAGAGCAGGCCGCCTTTGTTCTCATCACCTCCAACCTGCGTCTGGTGGTCAAGATCGCCATGGACTTCCAGCGACGCTGGATGAAAAACGTGCTGGACCTGATCCAAGAGGGTAATGTCGGTCTGATGAAGGCCGTGCAAAAATTCGACCCGGACAAGGGCATCAAGTTTTCCTACTATGCCTCGTTCTGGATCAAGGCCTACATCCTGAAATTCATCATGGACAACTGGCGCATGGTCAAAATCGGCACGACCCAGGCCCAGCGCAAACTGTTCTACAACCTGGGCAAGGAACGCCAGCGGCTCCAAGCCCTGGGGTACGATCCCGATACCTCGACCCTGTCCAAGAATCTTCAGGTGTCCGAAAGCGACATCATCGAGATGGGTCAACGTCTGGGCCAGCACGACGTTTCCCTGGACATGCAGATCGGTGACGATTCCAGCTACACGCCCATGGATTTCATCCCGGCCCTGGAAGCGGGCATCGAGGAGCAAATGGCGTCGGATGAAATCAGCACGCTCATTCACGACAATATCGACGCCATCCGGGCCGGTCTTAATGAAAAGGAACGCGACATCCTGGAACAGCGTCTGCTGGCCGATTCGCCCATCACCCTGCGCGAGATCGGTGACAAATACGGCATCACCCGCGAACGGGTACGTCAAATAGAGGCCAGGCTGCTCCAAAAAATCAAGCACCAGATGAGCACCACCATTCAGGATTTTTCCGAGGAATGGATCGAACATGAAAACTGA